Genomic DNA from Mycobacterium stomatepiae:
GACGAGTTGCGCTGCCGAGGATGCGGCCTCCAAGTGGCCGACAATGGGCTTGATCGTCCCGGCTAATATCCCGTCGGGAAATGTCGCGTCGATCGCCTCGAGTTCGGCCGCGTCGGACAGTATCGCTCCCGACGCTGCCAGTTCTACGTAGTCAATGTCAGCTGGTGCGCATCGAGCGCGTTCGAGTGTGGCTACTAGGGCTGTTCGCTGCGCTGCAGGTGCGGGGTCCCCGAAGCGACCGACGTCACCAACGAACGCGATACCCGTTGCCTGTAGTTCAGCATGCGCGACGGCCAACGGTCCAACGCCAAGATGTGTACCCAACAGTACCGCCGCTCCACCTTCACCAACGATCCAGCCGGGGTGCTTAGGGTCATATGCACCGTCCGGAACATCGGTGGCGACGAAACCGAGATCGGCGAGCGCGCGCACATGGCTTAAGTGGTCAAGGAGATTAGCTGAACAAACGATCGCCGCGGAACATTGACCATCCCGCAGTTGGGTGGCAGCACAGTCGAGCGCAGTCAAAAATGAAGTACATGAAGTGTCGACGGCGATGCTGGGGCCGCTGAAGCCGAAAGTATGCGACAGCCGGTTAGCGATCTGCGATGCCAGGCCAGAGCGCGGTTCGCCAGGCCACAGGTGACCGACGAAAACGCCCACCCGACCGCGGCTTTCGAGGGATTGTGGTGTCACCCCGGACCGCTCAAGACACTCCCAGATCAGCTCCAACAGCAGTTGTGCTTGCGGGTCCAAGTCATCCTTGTCGGCCCATGGGAACAGTGCCGTGTCGACACCACGCAAGTCGTGGTCTAGCGGTGCGGCCACGCTCAGTGACTCGGCCAACCAGTGATTTTCGGGGTCTAGGGCCTGGGCCTCGGTCTCGCCTTCAAAAATGGCTGTCCACAACTGATCCGCGTTCGCCAGGCTGGCGAACCGCGCTGCATACCCGTAAATCAGAACGCTTTCGAGGGATTCGCTAGGACCGCTGGTGAAGGTATCTGATGGTTGGTGAACCCGCGCGGTAGCGTCACCAATAGCTAGCGGCATGCGCACGTCTGTGTGAGCGCCGGGCCCGAACGCACCGAACAAAAGGGTGTGCAGCACTTTTTGGTCCTCATCGAGCTGGAGCGCTGACGCTACGTAGCGTTCGTCGATGCCGCCGATGGGGCAAAGTCCCACACCTGAGGTCGGCTGGGCAAGCATGAGAAGCTCAGATAGGTAGCCGGCCTCAAGCAACAGATATTTCTGGGCGTCGTCCCCGTACAACGGTGTGATGGCCCGTTGTTGACCGACCAGAAAGATCGCTCCAGCGGCCCCGTCGGCTAGTTGCCGGTTGTAGGCGATGTGAGCGCGCCGGTCAATCCCGGTAGTGTCGACTTGCCGGAGCACGCTATTTGCTGGATCAAGCCAGTATGTTCCGGCCCGAGCGGTTACTCGCTGGTCTTTGAGCCATACGTATACCTGGACGGCGTAGGTATCACCGGCCGATGGATACATTCGCCGATCCTCGCGTTGTGCGTCGGAATGAGTGCATGCCCACCCCAGCAACGCCCCGAGCTGGCCGAGGTCGACGGGAGCATCGGTGAATTCGCGATGAGTGCCTCGCCAGCCGGGCCACGCAGCGGGCACGGACAGACGCGGCAGTTCGATCGTGATATCGCTGGTGGTGGGGCGGGTGATCCGCGACGAAGCCAACGCTTGTTTGCCTACGACGTCATAGAGCAGGTCGCTGACGGCGATCTCCGATTGGCTGTCGGTGGTATGGCCACGAACGACCGCGGTGTCGGTCTGCACGCGCGCAGAAATGCACAGTGCCATGTCAGCGATCGTTGGACGGGCTACGAGCGCGTTTAGTGGGATACGAATCCCAAGGTGTTCGTGTAGACGGACGCTGAGTTGGACCACGGTGAACGACGTGGCACCTGCGTCCCACAGGTCCTCAGTAGGCTTGATTGAGCGGCCGAGAAGGTCTTCGGCAACCTCCGACAGCCAACCCACGTAGTCGGCGCCACCGGTGGAGTTTGCAAGGGCTGCAGTGGTGTCGTTCGTGGGAACCGGCGGCGGCCATGGAAGCTGGTTGCGGTCTAGCTTGCCGTTAGGGGTGGCCGGGAACCGGGCGAGGCTGACAAAGTGGCTGGGAACCATGTAGGTAGGGAGTCGATCTCGCAGCGCCGCGCGCAGCGTGGGGGTGTTTAGCCCGTCGGCAATAAGGTAGGCGACCAGCTGCTCGTCACCTGTTGGTCCGCGTCGAATGGCGACGACCGCGTCGCGCACCAGGCCCGTTCCGGCGATCGCATGCTCGATTTCTCCGAGTTCGATGCGGTGTCCACGGACCTTGACTTGTGCGTCCGCGCGTCCGCGGAATTCGATACTGCCGTCGAGGAAAAAGGACGCTCGGTCGCCGGTTCGATACATCCGCTGGTTCTCGTGGCCGATCTCGGCGACGAACCGTTCGGCGGTGAGTTCGGGCTGATTCACATAGCCATCGGCGAGGACAGCCCCAGCGATGTAGAGGTCGCCTTCCTGGCCGGGTCGGCAATGCTGCTGCTTGTCGTCAAGGATGTAATAACGGGCGTTGTCGATGGGTCGCCCGTAAGGGATGCTGCGCCAGGTGGGCTCTACACCGTGTACTTCGTGGTAGTTCGACCACACCGTCGCTTCGGTGGCGCCACCAAGGCACACCAGAGTTGCAGCAGGAAAGACGCCCATGAGGTCGACGGGCAGAGACAGAGGCGTGTAGTCGCCACTAAGGAAGAACAGCCGCATCCGCAACTGTGCGTCCCGTGTTATGCCGGGGAAGTAAGAGCGCAGGTGATCTAAAGCTGTTGGCGCCGAATTCCAGAATGTGATCGGTTCTCGATTGAGAACGCCGATCAGTTCTGCGGGATCGTGTTGTTCGGTGGTATCGGCGATATAGAGAGACGCTCCGACGCTGAGCAGACCGAAGATGTCAAAGACTGACAGGTCGAATCCCAGGGAGGTTACGCACAGTCCACAGTCGCTGGAATTAAAGTCGTACATTCGTTGACACCAGTTCAGCAAATTGTGGATGGGCCGGTGGGGCACAGCTACACCCTTGGGTTCGCCAGTGCTGCCCGAGGTAAAGATGATGTACGCCAAGTCATCGGCGTCGGTGATGGGTTCAGGCGGGCGGGGCCGCGAGGTGCTCTCATCGGCATAGATGACTCGCATCTGCCTCTGAATCTGTGGGTCAAGCCATGACGTTGTGTCCGTTGTGGTGACTACACGTTTGCAGCGGGCAGCTTCGAGCATCGAGTGGGCACGCAGCACTGGCTGGCTAAATTCAATGGGGACATAGGCGCCGCCCGCTTTCTGCACTCCGAGCGCCGCGGCAACCATCATCGGACCGCGGTGGACCACCACCGCGACACTCTCCCCCGCTGTGCATCCGTCGTTGCGAAGCTGCCAGGCAATGGCATTCGCTACATGGTCGAGGCGCCGATAAGTCCAGATGCCACCCCGCCATCGCAATGCGGTGGCTTCTGGAGTTCGCGCCGCTGTCTGCTCTATGCGCTGAAAGATTGGCCCAGGTGCCGCGAAAGGCTGTGCGGTGCAGTTCCATTGCGCGACGGCGGCGGCGAGTTCGGCTTGCGTGGCGCCGATGGTGACCACGGTATCGGTTTCAGCGACGGGACCGGGACGTGTGTTCGCGACGGCGACCGCAGGTGCCGATTCCCTGGCGAGGCGGCGCACGGTGGCAAGGTACCGGTTGAAGACCTGTTGTGGTGTGCCCGCGCTCAAGTCGTGGGCGGCGGCGTCGGCGCGCAATCGCAGGTACCCGCCAGCGATAGCACCGACCGCGTCGAAGCTGATATTCGGAGTTTCGGTAATCCACGCAAAATCAGCGGGGTCGGTGTCACCCCAGTCGGTGACGCTGGTATAGGCGATTGGATAGGTCCGGCCACTGCGGCGCAGCGCGCATATGGCGGCTTCGCTGCCCATAGTATGGTCGGCCGCCACAACCAGGCCGATTGCAGCGGCTTGATCCCACAGAGTCGTGTTTAGGTTGCGCGCCGAAGAAATCCATGCCAGTCGGCTTCGGTCCCGGGCTGTGACGGCGGTGTCCGGGCGGGCCCAGTCGACATACACCAGGCCGACCTCATGGCCGATGTGCTGGTGCCATGCGTCGGCGAGGGCGGCCGCAAGGAGCCAGTCGAGTTCGACATCACGGTCTACGCACGCTATCTGCAGGGTGTCGACGCCGGCCAGGATGCCTTCGCAGCGGACCCACCGCGTCGAAGATTGATGTGCTGCCGTGCGCATGGGATCGGGTGATAGCTCGGGCCCGGGGGTTAATTGCGCGAATTTGGCGGCCCAATAAGCCTCGGCGATCGAGGCTGAGGGAGCGCGACTCTCGGTGTGAGCTTCCGGCGGCGTGCTGTTCGGCAGGGATTGACCAGCTAATCCGCTCGCTAGGGCTCGGGTTGCTTCGTGGAGTCCGGGTGCATCAGACAGGAGCAGGTCGTAGCGCACGATGACGCAGGCTTGCTGGCTACCGTCCGGATCGTGACCTGTCAGGCACACCACTTCGGTGGATGGTGACCGGCCTAGCGGCTGCGGGGTGGCTGCGAGCTCCTCCGCAATGCGTCGCCGCGCATCATCGAAGCTCTCCTCGTGCCGAGGATGCTCGGCGGCGATCATTGCCTCGGACGGTGGCGTGAGTTGATGCTGGACCAGGTCGGGGGTGACAGCCTGCCGTAAGCTGGGGCGGGCCGCGACGACATCCCGCCAGACAGTCGGAATCCTTGCTACCGCTGCCGGTTTGATATTGACGGAGAACACCGCTGCGCAGTCGGGCGCCGTTCCGATAGTTCGTGTCAGACGATCCAGAGCGTAGCCGGTTTGTAGAACGCTGGGCACGTCGGCTTCTTGTTGATCGGCAGCCAAATAAGTCAGGCGGTTGCAAAGTCGGGCAAAGACTCGATCGGTTTGCAGCTTGGGGACCAGATCATCGGCGATCTCCCAGCGCAGAAATAGCGCATGGTCAACTTCCCATATCTGTTGTTCCAGAGCAATTCCGGATGTTTGGCAGGCACTTGACACAGGGGAAAGTGCGGCGTTGCTGCCGTCAGGGGTGGCGTCGAGCAGGCTAGTGAAAACAACAGGAAGTGCTGCGGCAATGGGTTCACCTGGAATGCGGCGAATCGCCTCGACGCCGGATACGCTGCTGTGACTCAGGTCTTTCCACAGCTCGCGGTGCAGCCGGATGGCGAAGTCGTCGGTTGTCTCGCCGGGATCCGGCCGAGCAGGTAAGACGAGGCTTGAGGCGAATGGACCGGCGACGTGGCGCGCCCAGCGCGGCAATCCGACGCGCTTGCTTGTCGTCATCACGACGCTGGCGCTGGTTTGGCCGGCGGCGGCGCATAGCGTTTCGACGAAGGCTGCTAGCACGAGCGCTGTGGGTGAAATATCGAGGCTCCGCGCTCGGCCCTTAAGGCGCTCCCACAACGCGGCCTCGAAGGTGTGCTGGACGGATCGTCGCGCGGGAGGTGCACTGTCTGGCGGGCGGGTAGGGGTGGCGTCGGCTAGCAATCCGAGGGGCGCACCCGCAAGTCGATTCTGCCAGTAGGTGATATCGGCGAGATCGGCTGGGGTGTGCAGCGTTTCGATCAGCGAGACTAGTTTTTGCGCCTGGGTCGGCGGAGTTGTTGGCGCCGTGCCGTCGGCGAAGTCCAGGAGTTCCTGGCTGATCAACAGCACGCCGAATCCGTCGGTGCTGATTGCATCGATGCTGAGGTGGATGGTGGCACGAGTGGTGTCGCCGACAATTTCAGCGCGAACGAGTTCAGTCAGGCGGTCGACGCGATTGGCAAGTCGGTCGCGCACGGCCGCGACCTCGGTGTCGTAGCGATCGTTGTCGACGCTGCGGACGTGCGCTTCGGGTGTGACATCAAAGGCCAGTCGACTGGTATCGGTGAGCCGCGCTTGTAAGCAGGGATGGCGTTGCACGACGGCTGTCCACGCGGAGGATAACCGGGCGATCGCACTGGCGCCAACGAGTTGGTACTCGCGGTACAGGTGACAGCCGACCGGGTCGTCAGTGAAGCTGGGGTCGGCGCCGACGCGATAGGCCTGTTGCAGCGGCAGCAGCCCAGCTGTCAGTTGCTCGGGAGCCGGGTGGGACATCGTCGGTGCATCGGCTAGAGATGTTGTGTGGGACTGTGATGTCTTGTTGATGGCGTGGGATTTGATGAGGTCGCACAGGCTGGTCACGGTGGCGCCGACGGCAAAGTCAGCCACCGTGACGTCGATACCGAATCGGGTTGACAGTTCAACGGCGAATCGGGTAGCGGCCAACGAACTTAGCCCCTGTCCCACGAGGCTCTCGCTGGGGTCGACCAGTTTGGCGGACCAACACTGGTCCAATAGAGCTAAGACCTCATCGCTGAGTAGTTCGCTCATCAATCCCCCCTTGATTCCAGTCCCTGGTGTTCGTGCCGATGAGGAAAGCCCTCCCGGGCATTAACGGGTGCTAGAAGCCGACACATGTTGGAGTTTGGAACGTGTTCACGGTGTCGACAATCACGAAACCGATTGTCCGCATACGAGTTTGGTATCTCCGCCAGCGAAGGGCGTGGCAGGGCCAACGCCGAATCGCGCATTGCCGCCTAACGACCGGTGGCAGAGCCGGAAGCCACTGGTTGGTGGGTAAGCCGCGAAGCTCAACTGTGTTCTCCTGCGCCTAGTCGGCAATGATCGGGTGAAATCCTTGGACATTGCGTTCAAGGGGACGTGTACTCGACTTCCTTGCGGTCGTCGTCGGTGATGGGTTGGCTAGGAATGCGAGTGCCAACGCCACGCAGTCATCGGGAGCATGGAAAATCCCGAGGTGATCGAGTCCGTTGATGTGAACCAACGGCGTGCTGAGACAACGAGATACGCATGCCGACCCGGCTGGATGCACTGTGGTGTCGCTAGCGCTGGCCACGATCTGCGCAGGAACGTTAATAAGAGCCAGGTGCGGTCGGCAGTCGGTGCCCATGACCGAGGAGTTCATACGGCAGTAGTCCCACAGCAGCGTCGAGTTGGCGTACGGATACACGGCGAGAGGCGCAAGTTCGGGATCGGATAGCGCAGTCATCGACGACACAATGTTCTGATGCAAAATCTCGACGGGCAGAGTGCCGTCGAGCACCATGTTCATGAGGGCCTGCAGATTTCGCTGATGCTCGCTTTTCGCGTCGCTAGAGCCGATCTCGTAATCCCCGAGCCACAAGCTGATCGCGTCTACGCGTTCTGGTGCGGCTGACGCCAGCGCAAGTGCAATGGTGGCGCCGCCGCAGAACCCAAGAACCCTGACGCGCGTCCAGCCTAGATAGTCCAAGACCGCCACCGCGTCTGCGACCTGGGCGGTCACGCTCAGGTCGGCCTCCGCAATGTTGGCCCGGTCACGTTCGAATAGCCCGCGTGTTGCGAATGCCGCTACCGGGGCGTGCGCGGCCAACGCCCCTGCCCAAGCATCCAGCAGCTCCAGCGGCAGGCCTGGAGCTCCCAGAAAAAGCACCGGAGTCGAGTCAGCCTCGCATAAGGCACTGCCTGTTACCACGATGCCGTCAGGTCGGGTGATCCGAAAGGATCGTCCCCGCAGCCAGGCCGAGCGGCACCGGGACTGAGCGATGGCTTCGGCGGCATCGGTACCAGGCGCGCTGGCTTGCGGGTCCAGTCGTCGCGCTGCGTCTAATGCCCGTGCCGCGATCCGATCGAAGGCGTGCGCCGGCGTATCGGTTCTTTGATCATCGATGGGCCGGCGCAGTCCTGCCGCGACAAACAGATCGAAGGTGGATTCTGACTCGCCGGGCAACGCCAGGGGGCAAATTAACTCCCGCGCTAGCGGAGCGATCCGCAGCACGGCATCGGCAATTGCGGTCATCGCACAGGGAACGGAAAGCCGCGGGTGGTTTGGGTGGCAAGGCGGTTGTGGCCGTAGGTGTCGCGACCGCTGACCACAATCGCTCCATACTTATCGAGGCTGATCGTTCCGCCATACTCGTCGACTACCTCGGTGTCGGGGTACACACGCACACAAGTTGGTACGTAGCGGCCGACATAACCTAGCCGCATTGGCCGTTCGCCTCCTAGGTGTGGGTGCGAAGCGTGCATGAGTGTCGACCAAAACATCACAGCTTCCCCGGCTTTGAGTTCGATGGAGACAGCGTTCTCAGCGGGCACTTGCCAGTCGGGATCCTTCTGCAAGTCCCGATAGTCATAACCGAAAAAGCCGCGCCGCGTACCGCCGTCCTTCACCAGGTTGGCGACGTCTGGGTCGTACTTCATGAATTTAGTCTCGTCGTAGAACATTTCGGCTTGCGTGCCAGGAATGAACTGCAGGCAACCCGTTTCGATAGTGGCGTCGGTGAAGGCAGTCCAAACGGTAATTGTCCCTCCGAATTCCTTAACTTCGTTAGGCCAGAGGATCTGGGGCGTTCCTGAGGCATTAGCGAATGTGTCGGCTTGATGCCAATCGGTTCCTTCGTCCCCGCCGTATTTGGGGAAAAATTCACTGCGCCAACATAAAACATCGGGACCCAACACAGATTTGACGCGGCTGACGATCTCGGGATGACAAATGTGCTCGGCCAGGA
This window encodes:
- a CDS encoding non-ribosomal peptide synthetase, which gives rise to MSELLSDEVLALLDQCWSAKLVDPSESLVGQGLSSLAATRFAVELSTRFGIDVTVADFAVGATVTSLCDLIKSHAINKTSQSHTTSLADAPTMSHPAPEQLTAGLLPLQQAYRVGADPSFTDDPVGCHLYREYQLVGASAIARLSSAWTAVVQRHPCLQARLTDTSRLAFDVTPEAHVRSVDNDRYDTEVAAVRDRLANRVDRLTELVRAEIVGDTTRATIHLSIDAISTDGFGVLLISQELLDFADGTAPTTPPTQAQKLVSLIETLHTPADLADITYWQNRLAGAPLGLLADATPTRPPDSAPPARRSVQHTFEAALWERLKGRARSLDISPTALVLAAFVETLCAAAGQTSASVVMTTSKRVGLPRWARHVAGPFASSLVLPARPDPGETTDDFAIRLHRELWKDLSHSSVSGVEAIRRIPGEPIAAALPVVFTSLLDATPDGSNAALSPVSSACQTSGIALEQQIWEVDHALFLRWEIADDLVPKLQTDRVFARLCNRLTYLAADQQEADVPSVLQTGYALDRLTRTIGTAPDCAAVFSVNIKPAAVARIPTVWRDVVAARPSLRQAVTPDLVQHQLTPPSEAMIAAEHPRHEESFDDARRRIAEELAATPQPLGRSPSTEVVCLTGHDPDGSQQACVIVRYDLLLSDAPGLHEATRALASGLAGQSLPNSTPPEAHTESRAPSASIAEAYWAAKFAQLTPGPELSPDPMRTAAHQSSTRWVRCEGILAGVDTLQIACVDRDVELDWLLAAALADAWHQHIGHEVGLVYVDWARPDTAVTARDRSRLAWISSARNLNTTLWDQAAAIGLVVAADHTMGSEAAICALRRSGRTYPIAYTSVTDWGDTDPADFAWITETPNISFDAVGAIAGGYLRLRADAAAHDLSAGTPQQVFNRYLATVRRLARESAPAVAVANTRPGPVAETDTVVTIGATQAELAAAVAQWNCTAQPFAAPGPIFQRIEQTAARTPEATALRWRGGIWTYRRLDHVANAIAWQLRNDGCTAGESVAVVVHRGPMMVAAALGVQKAGGAYVPIEFSQPVLRAHSMLEAARCKRVVTTTDTTSWLDPQIQRQMRVIYADESTSRPRPPEPITDADDLAYIIFTSGSTGEPKGVAVPHRPIHNLLNWCQRMYDFNSSDCGLCVTSLGFDLSVFDIFGLLSVGASLYIADTTEQHDPAELIGVLNREPITFWNSAPTALDHLRSYFPGITRDAQLRMRLFFLSGDYTPLSLPVDLMGVFPAATLVCLGGATEATVWSNYHEVHGVEPTWRSIPYGRPIDNARYYILDDKQQHCRPGQEGDLYIAGAVLADGYVNQPELTAERFVAEIGHENQRMYRTGDRASFFLDGSIEFRGRADAQVKVRGHRIELGEIEHAIAGTGLVRDAVVAIRRGPTGDEQLVAYLIADGLNTPTLRAALRDRLPTYMVPSHFVSLARFPATPNGKLDRNQLPWPPPVPTNDTTAALANSTGGADYVGWLSEVAEDLLGRSIKPTEDLWDAGATSFTVVQLSVRLHEHLGIRIPLNALVARPTIADMALCISARVQTDTAVVRGHTTDSQSEIAVSDLLYDVVGKQALASSRITRPTTSDITIELPRLSVPAAWPGWRGTHREFTDAPVDLGQLGALLGWACTHSDAQREDRRMYPSAGDTYAVQVYVWLKDQRVTARAGTYWLDPANSVLRQVDTTGIDRRAHIAYNRQLADGAAGAIFLVGQQRAITPLYGDDAQKYLLLEAGYLSELLMLAQPTSGVGLCPIGGIDERYVASALQLDEDQKVLHTLLFGAFGPGAHTDVRMPLAIGDATARVHQPSDTFTSGPSESLESVLIYGYAARFASLANADQLWTAIFEGETEAQALDPENHWLAESLSVAAPLDHDLRGVDTALFPWADKDDLDPQAQLLLELIWECLERSGVTPQSLESRGRVGVFVGHLWPGEPRSGLASQIANRLSHTFGFSGPSIAVDTSCTSFLTALDCAATQLRDGQCSAAIVCSANLLDHLSHVRALADLGFVATDVPDGAYDPKHPGWIVGEGGAAVLLGTHLGVGPLAVAHAELQATGIAFVGDVGRFGDPAPAAQRTALVATLERARCAPADIDYVELAASGAILSDAAELEAIDATFPDGILAGTIKPIVGHLEAASSAAQLVKALLCLKHDQIPATRMAADCDDLIDTGTMKVNLPNGPTNFPRHSNPRRILINAVGATGSLAQAVLADPHPNPHPDGDGPPILLLSAATPSALVILADRYADALESAGADTQWTAVCATTQLGRVALAHRLAIVASSVDESVSALRCAATDASHPALHKMLAGPDVADSRWRNILRRWLNGEDIDWTSQWAALPAVADLPTYPFEHSRDSVVPQLTKQRTADWLPVLVGLYAEAAEIDDLATITTDIPVAALGLDSRTAVRFAHTANAYVKSGRIPATLLYTHPTLAGAAAALQSQYGPPHIQGPKSVSKESVAPRGASEQDGQHLPDVAPAIAIIGMAGRFPGAVTVEQLWQKLCDGSDLITDAIERPELAALPAHLRRGGYLDDIACFDPLLFGIAPVDAARMDPQERLLLEVVWEALEDAGYPRCRLAEALGGRVGVYAAVMHNEYPLLGADASNAVEAVDIGGTPAGVANRISYHFDLHGPSFTVDAMCASSHVALDLATRALRSGTVEAAIVVGVNISVHSNKTVQQERLGMRSAAGRCATFSSAADGFVAGEGAVALVLRTAISARRSDDRVHGLLRGIAIAHGGKTAGYTVPNPAFQTAAINGALADGGIAPRDIDYVEAHGTGTTLGDPIEIAALRACLDHDRDRPLPIGSIKTNIGHLEAAAGLAGVVKVLLQIRHRQLVPSLHSRPPNHEIEWGSCRVADSLEAWAPPSGRPLLAGVSAFGAGGVNAHAILQSPPPGPDGADENHPVDVEHQPVQLMLSAATRDQVRQQASALADRLEGDGTLRLIDVAFTLQVGRERLRELWTCEATDRLDAIDRLREFAANQDARISNPGQWSPTGYQPPKTPPGRIVGLPSYPFARMRCWADTATPWPIRHDTINSAHRTWRRLLTSTPADAGRLVVVASDADSDLVQSLADHWYRSEGQTQPMTVVATAQAAAPLLAPSSGSATLVLLNDLPRVRTSSSPTDDGWRNAYELVRDAAARPVDAALHVIQVANGLLEVSEAPPDPGGARLAGLLGALAAEHGNLDVTILDLSTTALLDAAELAGALRILVGSKVRGEVCCSRGPQGLGLLVPEWTEVTATTASAVLSSYGTYLVTGATRGIGLLVARQLAAWGARRLVLAGRTRTMEFDTAITELRSAGVEVAVYLTDITDRRALDSFVGELCSRWGPIRGVVHCAGVSSRVGGPLTSATWDMLDMVSSPKNDGIRALLDVIDHHALDFVISFSSLSAVVPALSAGVGDYAAANRTLELLADTARRNGLPGMATIAWPVWESSRADETARAACRRAGLDLLDDHAALAVLRLVIAEAVAHRGGRWAVAPVAVLHASGSGKPVAPLPAGLPTVDQLCPHTTTEPVNVDWLIQIVASHCGLTADQIDPTWKLGDLGVESVMLARLTDDIEKHLKRPVEPGTLLQFPHLTDLAAVLTAPGAHPVSSELEKSSLTTPARPPIVADHQQSIAVIGLAARMPGAPDYQTFWRNLASGTCSVCEVPPGRWNVARIYDRNGGAGRSVSRWGGFIPGIEDFDPDYFRMSETEAAALDPAIRLVLEQAEHCLADAGRDREQLAGAQVGIFIGSRMGDYRRRVTKAARDAALGGDQNFIAARLAQHLDTRGPNLVIDSACSSALSAVHVACQSLRAGDSELAIAGGVDILLDESVYVQFTQAGALSPDGVCRTFDQGANGFVPGEGCGLLLLKTLEQAQRDGDRIHAVIRGSALNNDGRTMGLTTPSIDGQKQVVSLALERAGVTASQIGLLEAHGTATPIGDPIELRALTDVFRAQTERSGYCVIGSVKSNIGHLMSAAGIAGLLKAILSIENDLRPATLFCDRPNPRFQFESSPFTLARTALAWPDGPRLAGVSAFGLGGANAHLIVSEAPGDHHARISPLPAPVFRRRRLWVEALDAITKSASADMHHNPSDEWTSSLLDLNFSPPTFTSVQNFAKSQATVSTDEAVGETWDLTGGRKRA
- a CDS encoding alpha/beta fold hydrolase, whose protein sequence is MTAIADAVLRIAPLARELICPLALPGESESTFDLFVAAGLRRPIDDQRTDTPAHAFDRIAARALDAARRLDPQASAPGTDAAEAIAQSRCRSAWLRGRSFRITRPDGIVVTGSALCEADSTPVLFLGAPGLPLELLDAWAGALAAHAPVAAFATRGLFERDRANIAEADLSVTAQVADAVAVLDYLGWTRVRVLGFCGGATIALALASAAPERVDAISLWLGDYEIGSSDAKSEHQRNLQALMNMVLDGTLPVEILHQNIVSSMTALSDPELAPLAVYPYANSTLLWDYCRMNSSVMGTDCRPHLALINVPAQIVASASDTTVHPAGSACVSRCLSTPLVHINGLDHLGIFHAPDDCVALALAFLANPSPTTTARKSSTRPLERNVQGFHPIIAD
- a CDS encoding chlorinating enzyme, producing the protein MTGQRVDAGLSADEVAAFRQRGFHYPIKVYEPDVIRDRWRHERLALMDRSHAVYSEDQLSGSTNISNYDRHLDSTFLAEHICHPEIVSRVKSVLGPDVLCWRSEFFPKYGGDEGTDWHQADTFANASGTPQILWPNEVKEFGGTITVWTAFTDATIETGCLQFIPGTQAEMFYDETKFMKYDPDVANLVKDGGTRRGFFGYDYRDLQKDPDWQVPAENAVSIELKAGEAVMFWSTLMHASHPHLGGERPMRLGYVGRYVPTCVRVYPDTEVVDEYGGTISLDKYGAIVVSGRDTYGHNRLATQTTRGFPFPVR